AGCCGGCCGGCGTGTTCGGCGGTCCGCTCGTGGTGTCGATGCGGCCCCTGAAGGCGGCAGACGCGATCCGGGCGATCCAGGTGACGTCGCGGTTCCCGTCGGTGCATGGCGCGCCCGTTCACATTGGCGATCCGTCGCTTATCGGCATCGCGGACATCGGCCGCCCCGATTATGGGGATCCGGTGGAGATCCGCCCGGGCGAAATGCCGGTGTTCTGGGCCTGCGGCGTGACGCCGCAATCGGTGGTGGCGGCGGTGCGGCCCGAGTTCTGCATCACGCATGCGCCGGGCCACATGCTGGTCACCGACCTCATCAACAGCCGGATGGCGGTGTTCTGATCGGGGTGGTTCCGTGGGTGGCCCGTGGGCGGCCCGTCGGCGGGCCGTCAGCGCGGTTGCATCAGCGCTGTTGCATCAACGCCTTCACGCGCTGGTCATAATCCGGCGGGAACGTCCAGAAGCGCATGCCTTGCTGCGTAAAGCCTTCCTGCAGCCCACGCTCGGCCGGCGCCTTGTGCCACAAAAACTGCATCAGCACGTCGCTGCTGACCCACGCGTTGCCGAACCAGAAGCTGTGGGCGCGGCGATTCATATCGGGAATGGCGCGCGGATCGACCCAGATCATGTCGAAGTTCAACCGCTGCGACGCGGCGTTGATGAACTCTACTTGCTCCTCGGTCAGGTCGTCCGCATTGGGACGGCCGGCGCGGGACGCCCGCTGGTGGCGTGCCGCAAACCGTAGCGCGCGATCACCCAGATTGGCGCCCAGGCTCACGCGTTCGGTCAGGTCGATGTATTGCCGCAGGTCCGTCACGAAACGGTAGGTGTCTTCGTCGGGCGCCGCGAAATAGATCTGGCCCAGACGCAGCCGTGCGCGCAGCGCCTCACGGCTTTCGCCGTCGCGGGGTTGCGCCAGCGTGGCGAGCCCTTCACTGGCGATGCGCGCGCCCGCGCTGAACGCCAGCACGTTGATGTGCTCGGCATTCGTGTTGCGCGCAAGCAGTTCCAGGAGGCGTGCGAAGGCGGGCACTGACGCCCGCGCGGTTCGGACATCCGTGGCATAGGACAGCAGGCTGCCGGCCGACGGCCAGAGAAAGGCCAGCACGACTGCCTGCCGGCCCGTGAAGTGATGAAACTGCGCGGCCTGCGCGGTGCCGCGCCAGACCGCGTTGTTAAACCCGTGCACGTAGACGATCAGGTCCCGGTGGCGGCTGACCGCCAGCGCGTCGTTGATGAGCGCAAAGTAAGCCTGCGCCTCGGGCGAGGTCTGCGCATCGCTTTGCGGCGTGAGGGCGACAAGCTCTTCCATGCGCTCCAGGCTGAGCACCGGCCGTCCGCGCTGGCTGCCCGAGGCCGACAGTTGGCGCAACTGATCCCAGTCCAGCGTGCCGTCGCCGATCTGCACCTTGGCCACGCCCATGCGCAGCGTGTCGCTGGGAAAGATCGAGTAGAAGGGTTGGCGCGATTCCAGGAAGACGGCGCGGTTCGTGGCGTAGAGCAGTGGAATCGAGGTGATGTCCGCCGTGTCCTTGTGCGCGAAGGGGTCGACCTGGCCCGTCGTGAACTTGACGGGCGTGGGCATCAACTGCACCGGCGAGGAGCAGGCCGCCAGCAACGTCATGGCCAGCGCGGCCAGCACGGCACGGGCGGTTCGCAATTGGCGGACCGGCGGCGCAAGCGAGCGGACATCGAGAAAGCGCATGCGGTGGGCCCGGATCAGGTGGGAGGATTGGCGCGGCGCGGTCGCAATCGGCGACGCGCGCTGCACCACCGTCATTCCATTGAAATCGGCAAAGGCACGCGAGGATTGTCGCCGTGGTGGAGGCGGTGAGCAAGGGGGAGGGGGAAGCGGTGCTGCGGGGCGCCGCCCCGGTTGGGGACGCGGGGCGGCGGGTCAGGCAATGGCCCGTGAGGGGGCCAAGGCCTGGGGGGAAAGACTGTGGGTGTCAGACACCCGAGGGTTAAAAGATGTGGCGGTACCCCACCGCGGCGCCGAGCTGATTGCTCTTGCCCGCGATTTCGCCGCTGGCGGCGTCGCTGACCTTGTTCCAGTCGACGGTGCCGTACAGTTGCGAGCGCTTGGACAGCGAGTATTCGGCCACGGCGACCAGCGCGTAGCGCTTGCCCTTGTCGCCTTCGACGACCACGTTCTCGCTGCGGTCGTAGTAGGCGGCGCCCGTGATGGCCCAGCGCGGGGTGGCCTGCCAGGTCACGCCGGCGAAGTAGCCGTTGTCCTTGCGGTCCAGGCTGGCGGTGGTGGTGCCGCCCATGACGCCGTTGACCCAGCCCGTTTCGTCGCGGCCGTTGAAGTAGCCCGCGAAGACCTTGGCCGACTCGAACTGGTAGGACGCGTTCAGGTTCCAGGCGCGCTGGCGTTCGTCCGAATCGGTGGCGGCGTAGGTCTGCTGCCAGGCGGCGCCCAGACCAAGCTGGCCGATCGTGTAGCGCAGGCTGGCGCCATATTGCTGGCCGGCCTTGCGGTCTTCCCAGTCTTCGCCGTTTGCCCAGGACGCCACGACGGCCAGATTGCCGAACGTGTTGGCGTACTTGGTCATGTTGTTGGTGCGCACGCGCGACATGGCGGCGGGCAGCCAGGCATTTTGATCGTAGTTGCCGACGGTCAGCGGGTCGAAGTAGTCGGCCAGCAGGTCGAACATGGGGGTGTTCTGCAGACCCAGGGTCAGCGTGCCGATGCTGCCGCCGTCGAGGCCGACGTAGGCCAGGCGGCTGAAGGCCTTGGACGTGTCCGAACCCCTGCCGTTCTGCAGATTGATGCCGTTTTCCAGGCGGAAGAACGCGCGGTTGCCATTGCCCAGGTCTTCGGAGCCGCGCAGGCCCCAGCGGCTATTGGAGATGGCGCCGTTTTCCATGGAGATGCGGCTGCCGTCTTCGCCCACGGCGCCCGAGCTGGTGCTCAGGTAGCGGATGCTGACGTCGGCGATGCCGTACAGGGTGACGCTGGTTTCGGCGCTTGCCGCGCCGGCGGCCAGGCCAAGGCTGGCCGCGGCCAGCGATAGAGTGATGCGTTTCAAGTTGGACTCCTCCAGGTGTAGCTGATTTGTGATTGCGCCGCGCGGGTGGCGAGGCTTGCTGCGTCCGGCGGTTTGCCGGGCGCCTGACCGCTGCACCGACGCCATGGGTTGGGCGCGGGTCCGGAGCAGAGGTCAGCGTGCAAAGTGCGTCATGCCGGTGCAGCACACGAGCGCCTGGGGATTCTATGTAAGTTGGGGGACGGGGAATATCGAAAATATTCGGCGTTTTCCCGGGTTTACAGGCCGATAAGCCCGCGCCGCCCCGGGGAGAGGACGATCGGAAAAGAAAAAACCCCGTTCGTTGGAACGGGGTTCGTGTGGCGCGGACGCGACGTTACAGCGTCATGTGCAGCGGCAGCCAGGTGGCGATGCCGGGCACCACATAGAGCAGCAGCACGGCCGCGATCATCAGGAAGAACATCGGCAGCGACGCGCGCGCGATGTAGGGCAGTTCCCGCCCGCTCATGCCGGACAGCACGAACAGGTTGAACCCCACTGGCGGCGTGATCTGCGCCATTTCCACGACGAACACGATGAAAATGCCGAACCAGATCAGGTCGATGCCGGCGGCTTGCACCGTCGGCAGCAGCACGCCCATGGTCAGCACCACGATCGAGATGCCGTCCAGGAAGCAGCCCAGGATGATGAAGAACACCATCAGCGCCATGATCAGGCCGAACTGCGACAGACCCAGTCCGCCGATCCATTCCGCCAGCGCTCGCGGCAGGCCGATATAG
The DNA window shown above is from Achromobacter spanius and carries:
- a CDS encoding alpha/beta hydrolase, producing MTVVQRASPIATAPRQSSHLIRAHRMRFLDVRSLAPPVRQLRTARAVLAALAMTLLAACSSPVQLMPTPVKFTTGQVDPFAHKDTADITSIPLLYATNRAVFLESRQPFYSIFPSDTLRMGVAKVQIGDGTLDWDQLRQLSASGSQRGRPVLSLERMEELVALTPQSDAQTSPEAQAYFALINDALAVSRHRDLIVYVHGFNNAVWRGTAQAAQFHHFTGRQAVVLAFLWPSAGSLLSYATDVRTARASVPAFARLLELLARNTNAEHINVLAFSAGARIASEGLATLAQPRDGESREALRARLRLGQIYFAAPDEDTYRFVTDLRQYIDLTERVSLGANLGDRALRFAARHQRASRAGRPNADDLTEEQVEFINAASQRLNFDMIWVDPRAIPDMNRRAHSFWFGNAWVSSDVLMQFLWHKAPAERGLQEGFTQQGMRFWTFPPDYDQRVKALMQQR
- a CDS encoding porin; the encoded protein is MKRITLSLAAASLGLAAGAASAETSVTLYGIADVSIRYLSTSSGAVGEDGSRISMENGAISNSRWGLRGSEDLGNGNRAFFRLENGINLQNGRGSDTSKAFSRLAYVGLDGGSIGTLTLGLQNTPMFDLLADYFDPLTVGNYDQNAWLPAAMSRVRTNNMTKYANTFGNLAVVASWANGEDWEDRKAGQQYGASLRYTIGQLGLGAAWQQTYAATDSDERQRAWNLNASYQFESAKVFAGYFNGRDETGWVNGVMGGTTTASLDRKDNGYFAGVTWQATPRWAITGAAYYDRSENVVVEGDKGKRYALVAVAEYSLSKRSQLYGTVDWNKVSDAASGEIAGKSNQLGAAVGYRHIF